From one Montipora capricornis isolate CH-2021 chromosome 10, ASM3666992v2, whole genome shotgun sequence genomic stretch:
- the LOC138019996 gene encoding uncharacterized protein codes for MWRALSPKSPHILQGIRPFRSVKAFQEVSVKSPVIWRLSYKQYRGVHDSETDHSGQWRTVYEGPISKSVKYVKLLSLTTAATMLIVAPLTIFFGKQAASLPLKVSLVTFLCSMGCGSTGLLHWVSKPYVRRMEFDPKGKRFSVETLSLFASTKRAEFSIDDITVYHDDRAFSTFEAHGVKYFIHRELVEAQQILHFIEQWKAGEDTSTQLDVKEIG; via the coding sequence ATGTGGCGAGCGCTTAGTCCGAAATCTCCTCACATACTCCAAGGAATAAGACCTTTTCGTTCAGTGAAAGCTTTTCAGGAAGTTTCAGTCAAATCTCCAGTTATCTGGAGGCTTTCATACAAACAGTACAGGGGCGTCCATGATTCTGAAACGGATCATTCCGGGCAGTGGAGAACTGTTTACGAAGGTCCCATCTCCAAATCCGTGAAATATGTAAAACTTCTTTCCCTGACAACAGCAGCAACAATGCTTATAGTTGCTCCTTTAACAATTTTCTTTGGCAAGCAAGCTGCCTCTTTACCTTTAAAGGTGTCTTTGGTGACATTTCTGTGTTCAATGGGATGTGGTTCCACCGGTCTGCTTCACTGGGTGAGCAAACCGTATGTGCGGAGAATGGAGTTTGATCCAAAAGGAAAACGCTTTTCTGTGGAAACACTTTCCTTATTCGCTTCAACAAAGAGAGCTGAGTTTTCAATAGATGATATAACTGTATATCATGACGATCGAGCTTTCTCCACTTTTGAAGCTCATGGAGTGAAGTATTTTATTCACAGAGAGCTTGTGGAAGCTCAGCAAATACTGCATTTCATTGAACAGTGGAAGGCTGGTGAAGATACCTCGACACAGCTTGATGTTAAAGAAATTGGGTGA